The DNA sequence TACTTTCAAAGCCCAAATTTTCCTCCAAACTACCGACACACTTGAAGAGCTACATTCAGCCACACTTCCCTCTTTTTTGCTATCAAATCACGAGCCACCCAATACCCTATTTTCACACTGTAGCTTCCATTCTTCGTATAATGCCAAACCAACCTATCTGGAATAATTCGTAACCCCAAAGGCATACTTAATATCATCTCTGCCTCATGATCTAGGAAGCTTGATTTTATTAGAGGAACATTCCAAGCCCCAGACTCTGTAAGTAGGTTAGCCACAGTCCACTCTGCTGGAAGATTTACAGGCAATACAACTTTAAAACTAGTAGGGCAAGGTAACCAACGATCGTCTTTAATTCTAACTCGCTGACCATTTCCAATACGCCACCTAGTTCCACAATCAAGCACCTGTTTACCCCAAATCAATCCTCTCCAAATTGCCGAAGGAGTTGTCCCCAAAGAAGCATTCAAAAAACATGTGTTCGAAAAGTACTTAGCTTGCAAGATCTCACTAACCAATGACCTCCTACCCCAGAAAATCCTCCAGACAGTTTTAGCTAACATTGCTTGATTGAACGCCCGCAAGTCCCTGAAACCAAGACCTCCATCTACTTTTCGTTTACATAACTTCTCCCAGCCACCCCAATGTATACCTCTAGCACCACCACCTTTACTCCACCAAAATTGGCTCATCTTAGATTGGAACTTCTTACAAACGCAAATTGGCAACTGGAACACACTCATAGAATAAGTGGAAATAGCTTGAGCCACAGCTTTTATAAGAACAAGCTTACCCGTTTTTGAGAGGAACTTCCCTATCTATGTCAATGTTGagcttcttatttttctttaatttataactATCGATCCAATTTTCAATCCAACTTATATACTCTTGCTCCAAACACCGAGTAAGATTGAAAATTTCCAATCCACCCTGTTTCTAATCCAATCCAAGTCGGTCATGAATACTAATCTATTCCAGTCAATTCTGCTAAACGCGCCCAAAATATCTTACTTATAGTCTTACCATGACAATCAAACCAAACAAATGTTtaaatctaaaaaaataaaaaataaaaaaaattcttagcACAATCTAACGGATCTGAATTCGTTTCTCTCACGTGTGTTGACTACATACCAAGAATTAAGAGAAAAGACTTTTCCAGTGTGGCGGAccccaccaccatcaccacaaCCCACAACGCACACTTTCTACAGAAGACTCAGGTCAGTCTCAGAAATCGAGATCGCCCCAATTCCCACTCTCACACTCACAATAGCAACAATGGCCTTCTCGTCCTTCAGCACTCGCCGCGGCGGCGGTTGGGCCCACTCGCTCCTCCCTTCCACCGCCACCTCCTCCGCCAAATCCAAGCACACAAGAAAGCCCCGGCGGCGATTGCTCCTCCGCGACTTCCTCTTCGCCAACTTCTTCACCATCGGCCTCTccgtctccctcttcttctttttcctcgtCGTCCTCCGCTACGGCGTCCCGCACCCGATCACCGCCCACTTCAAGCCCACCAGGTCACCGATCCGCTTCCCCAAGCCCCGAATCAAACCCCTCCCCCGTAGAAGGCCCGGCGGGAGCAACAACGACGCCGTTTCGGGCGCGGCCGTGGACATCACCACCAAGGAGCTTTACGACAAGATCGAATTCTCCGACGTCGACGGCGGGCCGTGGAAGCAGGGATGGAGAGTCAATTACAAAGGCGACGAGTGGGACTCTGAGAAGTTGAAGGTGATTTTGGTGCCGCACTCGCATAACGATCCGGGGTGGAAGCTCACTGTGGAGGAGTACTATGAGAGGCAGTCCAGGCATATACTCGACACCATCGTTGATACACTCTCCAAGGTGAGCTGAGCTTCAATATTGGTGAATTGGGACCTGAGATTTGTTAGGTTTTGCTTCGATGATTAATGGACTCTGTTTCGGAGTTACAGAGCTTCGAAATGGATTCAGCTGTTTTAAGTTTCTGATTCGCTTTGTGTTATAATGTATCTAAAATGTGATTGGTTTCGTTGATTCTTGAACTTGTGAATTTGAGAATGGAGTCTTGATGGAATGAATGGATAGCATGTTAGAGCAATGTTGTTTCTGGTTTTTCATTTGCctgagtttttttgttttgaattttgctGCCTTTGTATGAGATCGAGTAGAGtggatttgattatttgaatgtGTAGGATACTCGGCGCAAGTTTATATGGGAAGAGATGTCTTATCTGGAAAGGTGGTGGAGAGACTCCTCGGATGACAAAAGAGAATTGTTCACCAATCTGGTAAAGAATGGTCAGCTAGAAATTGTTGGAGGTGGCTGGGTGATGAATGATGAGGTAATATTTGTAGGCTTTTGTAGAAGCTTGTTTGATTTCAAGGCCTAAGATTCTGTTTATGCCCTTTACATCTAGTTGTATGTCTGTTCTTACGGGGTTGGAGTTTATCCATGCTTAGACTGCTCCTAGTGCGTGAAGTGATTATGTAACGGATCCATTTGTAATTTTGAAGCTTAATACATCAGTTCCTCTTGTTGATGCAGGCTAATTCACATTACTATGCCATAATTGAACAGGTATGATaagttctctttttttattctccACTATTTATAGAATGCATCTGTTTACTGGTATACATCTTTTATGTCACTGAAACTGCTGCTTTGATCTTTGGGTAATGGATGGATCAGATCACAGAAGGAAATTTGTGGCTGAATGAAACCGTGGGTGTTGTTCCTAAGAATTCGTGGGCAATAGATCCATTTGGTTACTCACCCACCATGGCATATCTTCTGCGCCGTATGGGTTTCGAAAATATGCTCATTCAGAGGACCCATTACGAGCTTAAGAAAGAACTTGCACTGCACAAGAATTTGGAGTATATATGGCGTCAGAGCTGGGATGTCGATGAATCTACTGATATTTTTGTCCACATGATGCCCTTTTATTCTTATGATATTCCACATACTTGTGGGCCAGAGCCAGCTATTTGTTGTCAGTTCGACTTTGCTCGTATGCGTGGCTTTATGTATGAACTTTGTCCTTGGGGAGACCATCCAGTAGAGACTAACCAAGAAAATGTGCGGGAGCGGGCACTTCTACTACTAGATCAATATAGGAAGAAATCAACACTGTACAGGACAAATACACTTCTTATTCCTCTTGGAGATGATTTCCGCTACGTTAGCATAGATGAAGCTGAAGCTCAGTTTAGGAATTATCAAATGTTATTTGATTATATCAATTCTAATCCCAGTTTAAATGCTGAGGCGCATTTTGGAACTTTGGAAGACTACTTTCGAACCATTCGTGAGGAGGCTGAAAGAATAAATTACTCACTTCCTGGGGAGATTGGTTCCGGTCAGGTTGGAGGTTTTCCTTCTTTGTCGGGTGACTTCTTTACTTATGCTGACAGGCAACAGGACTATTGGAGTGGTTATTATGTATCAAGGCCTTTCTTCAAGGCTGTTGATCGAGTACTAGAGCATACGCTTCGTACCACGGATATGATGATGGCTTTCCTGCTTGGGTACTGTGGGAGATCACAATGCGAAAAGTTACCCTTGGGGTTTTCCTACAAGTTGGCAGCTGCTAGAAGGAATTTAGCTCTTTTTCAGCATCATGATGGTGTAACTGGTACTGCTAAAGATCATGTTGTCCTGGATTATGGGACTCGGATGCACACTTCCTTGCAGGACTTGCAGATTTTCATGTCTAAAGCTATTGAAGTGTTGCTTGGAATACGCCATGACAAATATGATAACCCTTCTCAGTTTGAGGCAGAACAGGTGAGATCTAAATATGATGTCCAGCCTGTTCATAGAGCAATCATGGCTCGTGAAGGAACCCGCCAAACAGTGGTCTTTTTTAATCCCTTGGAGCAGATAAGAGAAGAGGTTGTGATGGTTATTGTTAACCGTCCCGATGTTACTGTTCTGGACTTGAACTGGACATGTGTCCCAAGCCAAATATCGCCTGAATTGCAGCATGATAAAAGCAAAATCTTCACTGGAAGGCATCGTGTCTACTGGCAGGCTTCTGTTCCTGCTCTGGGGTTGCAGACATATTATATAACTAATGGGTTTGTTGGATGTGAAAAGGCGAAACCAGCAAAACTTAGATACTTCTCAAAGTCTAGTTCTTTCTCTTGCCCCACTCCATATCCTTGTTCGAAAGTAGAAGCTGATGTGGCTGAAATCAAGAACAGGCATCAAACACTCACTTTTGATGTCAATCGTGGTTTGTTGCAGAAAATAAGCTACAAAAATGGGTCCCAAATTGTTGTGGGTGAAGAAATAGCTATGTACTCTAGCTGGGGAAGTGGAGCATACCTTTTTAAACCTGATGGTGATGCGCAGCCTATCATTACAGCAGGTGGGCAGATGGTGATCTCTGAGGGACCTTTGGTGCAGGAAGTATATTCTTATCCAAGTACACAAAGCGAGAAGAGCCCCATTTCTCATAGCACCCGTCTCTACAACGGAGATAATACTGTACAGGAGTTTTTCATTGAGAAGGAATATCATGTTGAGCTCCTCGACCAGCAGTTTAATGACAAGGAGTTGATAGTTAGATACAGAACAGATATTGACAACAAAAAAGTATTCTTTTCTGATTTAAATGGCTTTCAGATGAGCAGGAGAGAAACCTACGATAAAATCCCCCTCCAGGGCAATTACTACCCTATGCCCTCTCTTGCATTCATGCAAGGATCTAATGGTCAGCGGTTTTCTGTCCATTCCCGGCAGTCATTGGGTGTGGCAAGCCTTAAAAATGGATGGTTGGAGATTATGCTTGACCGTCGTTTGGTAAGAGATGACGGACGTGGTCTTGGACAAGGAGTGATGGACAACCGTGCAATGAATGTAATCTTCCACATCCTTGTAGAGTCCAACATTTCTTGTGCATCAAACCCAGTTTCCAACCCATTGCCGTTAAACCCCTCTCTTCTTTCCCACCGTGTCGGTGCTGACCTGAACTATCCATTGCATTCATTCATTTCCAAGAAGCCAGAGGATTTGTCAGTGCAACCACCCCCAAGATCATTCTCACCTCTAGCTGCACCCTTACCTTGTGATCTGCATATTGTAAGTTTAAAGGTTCCTCAACCTTTAAAATTCTCAGAGCTACCACTTGAAAATTCTAGGTTTGTCCTAACATTACAGAGACGAAGTTGGGACTCTTCATATTGCCGGAAGGGCAGATCTGGTTGCACTAGGTTTGCTGATGAAAGTGTGAATTTGCTCAACATGTTCCGGGAGCTCACTGTATCGAATGCGAGAGCCACTTCATTAAATCTTCTACACGAAGACATAGATATGCTTGGATATACTGAGCAGTTTGGAGATGTTGCTCCAGAAGGGCAAGTCCTCATTTCTCCTATGGAAATACAGGCTTACAAGTTGGAGTTACAGCCACACCAATGAGTGTACTGGTGGCAGATTTCATTATTGCAGTCTCCTGGACAATGCTTTAATGGGGCTCATAGCTTAGCTATGACACGCCACAGGTTTACATGCTGGGATTATGGCTACCATTGAATGTATTCTCAGGTTGGTGGCAAATAATAGTGATTTCTCTGATCCCACTGTCAACCTAATTAAAACTGTGGGATTATATGTTTGCTGCCAGGTCTCGGGGCAAAGACTGTAAATACGAGTGGAGATACATCGTCAAATCTACCATCCAGGTTGCTCATGGAATCTTTTTTGTTGTAAAACTGCTGTTCCAAATTTTGCTTAGGGAGACTTGCTAGgagttttgagttttgttttATAAATGGTTTcccactgttttttttttttttttggccttcAGTTATGTTCAGATCAGTTACTGATCAGTAAATGGGAATGTATATGAAGTTCATATTATGTACTGTTGTGGTTCGATCTATGCGCTGCTTTAAGGTTCTGACATGTATTCTGTATTTCACAACTTTGTAGTAATCAAAACAGCTGAGACTTGGTATAAATAGTTGTGTTTTGATTCCTCCAGTCCcttgttcttctccttgatcagtttcttctttaattaaatttgtaACATGATCATTGAAATCAGAATCAAATTGCACTTTTAGCTATCAATTTGTGCAGATGAAATCGTTACCAAAATTATACAATATCAAGTGAACGTACATCTATTAGTCACAAAAATTGGTCCTCTTTCTTTACGGGAGGATTGTACTAGCGAACTATATTGCTGGATAAAGAATGTTGCCTATATGTTCCGCGTGGCTCAATTATACAACATCAATTGTCCAAAGGAAAAAATTATACAATATTGCTGTTGGccaaaattattcaagaaatcGATGCAGGGCAGCAAACAAAACTAGGAGGCCTttgcaatctctctctctctcaacctctACAAAATGATCTCCTCCTGTACGCTAACATTAAGAGTCTTGTTCGGGAGAACAATGCTGTTAATCACCACAACTTCGTCTTCAACAGTTACTGCTTCTCCTgccaaaagaaaaggagagcTCATACAATGATCTTCATTAAAGTGCACATCAACAGCATTGGATCACAGAAAGTAAATATAAGAAACCAAGCAAGCATACCAAGGATGGTAATTCCAAGCTTTGCATTGTAGTCTCCTTCAGCCTGAACCAGTCAATTAAATTTTAGTTAGCAACAAGTTTTGGGACTAGTCGAGACCAAGGCCTAAGAAGTTACTAAGTGAACATAAACAGTAAGCTACTAGTCTCATTCAATAAGctttagttatttattttattttatttttaacttttCATTCATGTAACAAGCCTTCAGCCTTCTATGTAACAAGTCTCTAGATCATCCTGAAATTAAGTTTATTTTACCAGGTCAAAATTAAGTTCTTATCTGGTCATCTGGGATTTACCTTTTCGAGGAGTTTTCTTATCTATAATTGAGAGATTAGATCTCTCTTAAATTGACATCTAACAGACTTTTATTATGCCATGATGCAACTACTTGACTAGACTTGCCTGGACACGTGACCATCTCCCAATAGATGACTTCCATCCAACAATAGAATGTATAACAACTGCATTTTCCTGTCATGAAAAAAGAACATTTTGAGTTGAAATGTTGAATAAAACACCAACACCTTAATTTCCATAGGTGTTCTAGAATATCCATAGGCACTGCCTCACTACCTTAATTTCCACATCATCCAAGACGATGCAACTTATAAGCCTTACTCCCGCACCTATCCGAACATTTGCTGAGAGAGATACATTGGGACCAATCTGTGCACAAAAGTGAATCACATTTTAACAAGCTGGTGTATCCACTTATCCAGCCCTACTTCATCATATATTCACTTACCATGTGTATGTGCAACCGCAAACAAGGATAGAACAAAATGGGGTATGCCATACACATATATACACAGAGATGACATGGAAGTGGCACTACCTTAGCACTAGGGTGCACTTTTGCCGATGGATGAATATAAACATCACCAACTATTGTGGCATTCTTGATTCCATCTCCGCTAGCTAATAGATGTGAAGAGGTGAATCGAAATTGAGAAAGATACAAAGACGAACACTTCAATGACATTCTGTAATGTAAAACAAAGATTATTATGAAGTGACAATGGTAAAAGGttataaaaagaacaaaaatattAAGTTATTAAAAAACATTCTCTACCCTGGAGTCTTAATCTGTTCCCAGAAATCCATGGTCTCATAAGTATATAATTGCTTCTTTCCAGCAAGAGGTGACAAAATATCTTGATCCAATCTGACAAAATCTGTAGGAAGATTCCTGTTGAACAGTGTGTTTATTAAGATCAAAACTGACACAAGGAAAGGCTATTTATGATCAAAAGATGTAAAAGGTAAAAATACCATATCCTTGTGATTATTGTGTGTGCATCAATATATGACCTCATCGATATGTAATATCACATTGCTGTGATACCATTCAATAATGAATACATGTTTTAATGCTTTCATGCCACAAGTGTTGAAATTCCAGGGGATTACAAAGAGGTAGTTAATTATGGAAACTTAAACAAAATGATCTTAATTTATAAACAGGTAGTTAATTAGATACTATCTGGAAAGCATGTTTTGCACACACGACAAGAAATGGTTATAAGTTCAGTATTTAAACTCTCTTGTACGAAACCAGGAGAAAGAGGCAAACCTTGTAGCAGACTGGAGCGCTTCAAAGCTGGAAACACGGCGTAAATTAGCTGCAATTGACAAAATACAAGTCACTGTCTGAAAAGGTGGAGAAATTCTGTTGCATATGGCAGACTGAATTAAACAATCAGACAAGGAACAGAGTCAATGAATGCAAGCACTATCTCTAATTCATTAGATCACGTATATCTTATGACATATGATGCAGATGATGCAAGAATTTTGCTGTTTCATTGCATCATAGCTAATAGATTAACttatcaaaattacaaacaaCTTTTATCAGTCACATGGCTATTTTGGCTATTTTATTTGCACCATGATTCAAGCTTCAAGATATGATTTTGATTATTCAATGAAGGTCCCATATTTGCTATTAAAATACGTAAAGCATACATACAAGTATCTATAACAGGTTTGCTGATATGCTACTATCTATTGAAGTATTTAATGTAATGGCAAGGATGGATGCAAAGGAAACAACAAGAACTTTCATTTAGCAGTTGTGATTAGTTCTACAGAAGTACCTATACTTACTTCAAAGAGTAAAAGTGAATAAGAAAAGCAATACAGGGTGAGGCTAAAATTGTTTCTAGTCATCACAAATCAAAgaatttgacatttcttgagCTAGAATTTAACCCAAGTTACAAACCAGCCAACAGCCAATTATGCATGTACTGAAAAAGACCAACCTCTGCCTTCCCGGTGACTGGATACGTCTTCAATGGCATTGAAAACATCAGGGGTAAATACATAAACACCGCAGTTGATCAAATCACTCACCTGCATTTCCATAGATAGTCAAGGCTCAGAAATCGTGGCCAGTAACAAGCAATTGTAATTAAGGTCATCAAAGCACCAATTAAATGAACAATATCAGTACACTAACTGCACCATGCACATACAAAAGTCTCTGGTTTCTCAGTGTAATGCAACAGTTCTTTGGTGACTGGATCAGCAACCAACTCACCAAACTCGTTGGCAGATTCCGCAGAAACCTGCAGatacagccaaaaaaaaaatgaaaaagaatatcACCAAAAGGCAAAATAGAAGATATTCATCAATAGGGATAGAAAGTAGCTTATCAAGACACCAACCTTGATTACTAGCATTGTACCCATTCCACCGTATTTTATATGAGCCTCTgcaaaaccaaacaatattCGCAAGCAGCATTATCAATTACTCCTTCAAGTCCCCATTCAAAATCTAACCAACAATAATTCCTTACAAACCAGCATAATACGTAAAACAAAACATACCAAGCATATCTGGAAGCGGAAAACTGCAGCATACATCACAATTCAGCAAAAAGATATGCGACTgccaaacaaacacaaacacaacatACATGTAAGCAGAACATTATTACACATACAAGACTAGAATCCAAGAAAAACTAAGCAGAGAAGTGATACCGGGCTGTCTTCCATGATCAAATCTCTGAAGTAATAAATACCACCAGCTGAGCCATGTGGTTTATCCTCTTTCAAGTACCTCACCGGCACTCTAAGCTCATTGGAAATCGAAGAAACATAGAGTGCAAACTCACGCTCCTCATAAaacccaattagaaaaatttgaGCCAAATTGGGTATCTACAATACAACGACAAAAACAACAATTCAGACCCCATAAACTAGTAATGATTGCAAAACCAAAATCCCATTAATAAAAAGCTAACCTTCTTACAAGCTGAGATTGGATGATGAACCATGGCTTGCCCAGCCAATGGGAACAGCGGCTTTGGCGTGTTGAATGACAGAGGCCGAAATCTAGTCCCTGTCCAGAAAATCAAAAACTCAGAAAAGAAAACTtcaaaaagatcaaaactttaacGAAATTGAGAAGACCCAGGTACCTTTAGTTGGGCCTCCGACCATGATTACGGCGACGACCTTCTCTCCTGAGCTTTCCATGGCGTAAATGGAAACCCTAGATCTTGAGCTAATGAAAGTAATTGGGATTGAGATGGAAGCAACGTGAGTTAAAGGTTGAAACttggaagagagaaagaagaagtcAGTGGCTTTCAGTGTCCAAACTCCAAGGAGTTTTAAATATCTGTTCAAGACTTTGGGAGTACTACTTCTGTTCGAGGATCCCAAAAGAGAATATTACTTGAAAGCCtatttgaatggaaattattctatgcaccgacggtgtaagtgacccaacccttataaaataatctcaacccttgatatttattatcaactttatttttaataaacaaaaaatgtatttaatgcaatctaaccattcatttatgttggtgcaagtgcacggcggtgctctgaataatctctcctaTTTGAAACCAAAAGGAAAGGACCAAAACGACGTCGGCAAGGGTCACGGTGTGTGTACGTAAAGCTTTGAAAGGGGATTTCTTTTTTGAGAGACTTGAAAGAGTTTCAAGAAGTGGCGTGGGAGTGAGCCAagttaaggcattcccaatgccgtTCTCGAAAAAAGTTGTCAAGAAATAATATCACTTAGTTTAGAAGTTTCACAGGGTTTtataagttgaatcatgttaaGTTTTAGTAGGTGTGAGGTAATGGAGTTACTTAATGTTTGGGTGTCAATTTGTGAAACTTTGTGCTTATGAGAAATAGGGTCTAAGTGACACTCTTAGACAACATTTGAGTTAGTTAGGTTGGATGCGCGGGCGAATCCTCGTCATGCTCACACCCAAGCGAGGCTAACAGGCAACAACATTCTCTTGCAGCAAGACTAACATTATTGTCTATATAATGGACATACTCATGCAAATGAGCCGAAAGAAAATGTCCATGCAAGTGAGGCTAAATATATCGAAACATTTTGTTTCACCTTGAAATGATGTTCAACCCTGTTGGAATCAACTCCAGACTTTTTCCTAAAGTTTTATTGAAAACTATAATTTCTCACCTAAAATTGTGGGACTATAgcaaaccatttttttttttgtcaaaactaATTGTTAAAAAATATCAAGTCGAGATCTGAGTTCCGTGATACTATGACTTCCATCTCTTGGATTAACTTCTAAAAATCATACTTTACCGATGGTTAGCTTATAAcacaaaaaaatttcaagaaaaaaataaccTTAACAAGGTTTGAcatattttgaaaaa is a window from the Rosa chinensis cultivar Old Blush chromosome 2, RchiOBHm-V2, whole genome shotgun sequence genome containing:
- the LOC112184197 gene encoding mannose-1-phosphate guanyltransferase alpha, whose amino-acid sequence is MESSGEKVVAVIMVGGPTKGTRFRPLSFNTPKPLFPLAGQAMVHHPISACKKIPNLAQIFLIGFYEEREFALYVSSISNELRVPVRYLKEDKPHGSAGGIYYFRDLIMEDSPSHIFLLNCDVCCSFPLPDMLEAHIKYGGMGTMLVIKVSAESANEFGELVADPVTKELLHYTEKPETFVSDLINCGVYVFTPDVFNAIEDVSSHREGRANLRRVSSFEALQSATRNLPTDFVRLDQDILSPLAGKKQLYTYETMDFWEQIKTPGMSLKCSSLYLSQFRFTSSHLLASGDGIKNATIVGDVYIHPSAKVHPSAKIGPNVSLSANVRIGAGVRLISCIVLDDVEIKENAVVIHSIVGWKSSIGRWSRVQAEGDYNAKLGITILGEAVTVEDEVVVINSIVLPNKTLNVSVQEEIIL
- the LOC112184196 gene encoding alpha-mannosidase 2, whose translation is MAFSSFSTRRGGGWAHSLLPSTATSSAKSKHTRKPRRRLLLRDFLFANFFTIGLSVSLFFFFLVVLRYGVPHPITAHFKPTRSPIRFPKPRIKPLPRRRPGGSNNDAVSGAAVDITTKELYDKIEFSDVDGGPWKQGWRVNYKGDEWDSEKLKVILVPHSHNDPGWKLTVEEYYERQSRHILDTIVDTLSKDTRRKFIWEEMSYLERWWRDSSDDKRELFTNLVKNGQLEIVGGGWVMNDEANSHYYAIIEQITEGNLWLNETVGVVPKNSWAIDPFGYSPTMAYLLRRMGFENMLIQRTHYELKKELALHKNLEYIWRQSWDVDESTDIFVHMMPFYSYDIPHTCGPEPAICCQFDFARMRGFMYELCPWGDHPVETNQENVRERALLLLDQYRKKSTLYRTNTLLIPLGDDFRYVSIDEAEAQFRNYQMLFDYINSNPSLNAEAHFGTLEDYFRTIREEAERINYSLPGEIGSGQVGGFPSLSGDFFTYADRQQDYWSGYYVSRPFFKAVDRVLEHTLRTTDMMMAFLLGYCGRSQCEKLPLGFSYKLAAARRNLALFQHHDGVTGTAKDHVVLDYGTRMHTSLQDLQIFMSKAIEVLLGIRHDKYDNPSQFEAEQVRSKYDVQPVHRAIMAREGTRQTVVFFNPLEQIREEVVMVIVNRPDVTVLDLNWTCVPSQISPELQHDKSKIFTGRHRVYWQASVPALGLQTYYITNGFVGCEKAKPAKLRYFSKSSSFSCPTPYPCSKVEADVAEIKNRHQTLTFDVNRGLLQKISYKNGSQIVVGEEIAMYSSWGSGAYLFKPDGDAQPIITAGGQMVISEGPLVQEVYSYPSTQSEKSPISHSTRLYNGDNTVQEFFIEKEYHVELLDQQFNDKELIVRYRTDIDNKKVFFSDLNGFQMSRRETYDKIPLQGNYYPMPSLAFMQGSNGQRFSVHSRQSLGVASLKNGWLEIMLDRRLVRDDGRGLGQGVMDNRAMNVIFHILVESNISCASNPVSNPLPLNPSLLSHRVGADLNYPLHSFISKKPEDLSVQPPPRSFSPLAAPLPCDLHIVSLKVPQPLKFSELPLENSRFVLTLQRRSWDSSYCRKGRSGCTRFADESVNLLNMFRELTVSNARATSLNLLHEDIDMLGYTEQFGDVAPEGQVLISPMEIQAYKLELQPHQ